A genome region from Streptomyces pratensis includes the following:
- a CDS encoding AAA family ATPase — translation MSTTIRPASVVPGPLEAADELNRRLRTTRTEPARSAQLDALALAVTANQPVLLWGEPGIGKSAAMEQLAAGLGLELETVIASVHEPSDFAGLPVVGDDPGVTGVPMAPPDWAVRIARAGQGLLFFDELSSAPPAVQAALLRVVLERRVGSLRLPETVRVVAAANPPSSAADGWHLSPPLANRFVHLGWTHDPRTVARGMSGTWPDLGVPVIEPARVPGAAARARGAVSGFLTARPGLVHHIPADAESRGRAWPSPRTWDMALRLLATGYAAGAGREALAAVLTGAVGEGAGIELLSYLEHLDLPDPDRVLADPDAFALPGRGDRQLAFLIAVVAAVQGDLTRERWEAGWAVLAKAVDAGVPDVAARAAVDLAGMRSLDWPVPAGIDGFLDLLRQSGALPQGG, via the coding sequence GTGAGCACCACCATCCGGCCGGCGTCAGTCGTCCCCGGACCGCTGGAAGCGGCCGACGAGCTCAACCGGCGGCTCCGCACAACCCGCACCGAGCCCGCCAGGAGCGCGCAGCTCGACGCGCTCGCACTCGCGGTGACGGCCAATCAGCCGGTGCTGCTGTGGGGTGAGCCCGGGATCGGCAAGTCCGCCGCCATGGAACAGCTCGCCGCCGGTCTGGGCCTGGAGCTGGAGACGGTCATCGCGAGCGTCCATGAGCCGTCGGACTTCGCCGGGCTGCCGGTCGTGGGGGACGATCCGGGGGTGACGGGCGTACCGATGGCGCCGCCCGACTGGGCGGTGCGGATCGCCCGGGCAGGCCAGGGTCTTTTGTTCTTCGACGAGTTGTCCTCGGCGCCTCCCGCCGTGCAGGCGGCACTCCTGCGGGTCGTGCTCGAACGACGGGTGGGCAGCCTGCGGTTGCCGGAGACCGTCCGCGTCGTGGCGGCTGCCAACCCTCCGTCGAGCGCGGCGGACGGCTGGCACCTGAGCCCGCCGCTCGCCAACCGCTTCGTCCACCTCGGGTGGACGCACGACCCGCGCACCGTCGCCCGTGGCATGTCGGGGACGTGGCCCGACCTGGGTGTACCGGTCATCGAACCGGCCAGGGTGCCGGGCGCGGCGGCGCGGGCACGGGGCGCGGTCTCCGGGTTCCTGACGGCACGGCCCGGCCTGGTCCACCACATCCCGGCCGACGCGGAGAGCCGCGGCCGGGCATGGCCGTCCCCCAGGACCTGGGACATGGCCCTGCGGCTGCTGGCCACCGGTTACGCGGCGGGCGCCGGGCGGGAGGCGCTGGCGGCCGTGCTCACCGGTGCCGTCGGGGAGGGGGCGGGCATCGAGCTGCTCTCCTACCTGGAACACCTGGACCTGCCGGACCCCGACCGCGTACTCGCCGACCCTGACGCCTTCGCCCTGCCCGGGCGCGGGGACCGGCAGCTCGCCTTCCTGATCGCGGTCGTCGCCGCGGTCCAGGGTGACCTGACCCGGGAGCGCTGGGAGGCGGGGTGGGCCGTGCTGGCGAAGGCGGTGGACGCGGGTGTGCCCGACGTGGCCGCCCGGGCGGCGGTCGACCTGGCGGGGATGCGGAGCCTGGACTGGCCCGTGCCGGCGGGGATCGACGGCTTCCTGGACCTGCTGCGGCAGTCCGGCGCCCTGCCGCAGGGCGGCTGA
- a CDS encoding ankyrin repeat domain-containing protein — translation MRLVPEERLISHVEASSLRRVRQYAVPGRTVERATERRLAGDWRGGFAVAGVGLDFDPADVAAAYGAAVASALLSDLHHLVPDLVHWHLPRVLWGRSTIATGRTVVLAGYGGGSGLPLEPYLHLRTPPMIDGPQRLALRFGAVPGETSPGVFPAGTEDWRASRFLWDARHTDGLRETVAAGGRIPFFHDDGTPLTPQELAAPGDDDAAARAERVALLHQDGKVTEAFAAAGVDWDPELPVSERSWRGADPEASLRRMAIDIPRLDAAVRRATAVGGRERFLVPMNWRTYIHLDLTDHSTGGRLRACVVEVRTPSATAPHLPEAAWRRLPDLDLLRIGAMPPQWLHPLVARALFPSLEGPFGPPGPPAPRPVRVRCRREWHEVVIRDGALRSPHTDEERQRERAMRAFGGAVAGCFAVEHSFTSGEGRLPKGLRAQRQELFLRAQHGDTAGVLELLAAGMDLHVKDARRRGLLHALPLLDHEALLPRLLGAGLDLEARDHLERTPLGVAVAEGGPTGLVRALLDAGARIDVVDSTELSLSQLVRRYKRQDLAFLRERVEAEHPGIGSAWYEKWGEEAGKDEEQ, via the coding sequence GTGAGGCTCGTACCCGAGGAGCGTCTCATCTCCCACGTGGAGGCGTCGAGCCTGCGCCGGGTCCGTCAGTACGCCGTGCCCGGCCGGACGGTCGAGCGGGCGACGGAGCGGCGGCTGGCGGGTGACTGGCGGGGAGGCTTCGCGGTGGCCGGAGTCGGTCTCGACTTCGACCCCGCCGATGTGGCCGCCGCGTACGGTGCGGCCGTTGCCTCGGCGCTCCTGTCGGACCTGCACCATCTGGTGCCCGACCTCGTGCACTGGCACCTGCCCCGGGTGCTCTGGGGCCGCTCGACGATCGCGACCGGACGCACTGTCGTCCTGGCGGGTTACGGGGGCGGCTCGGGACTGCCCCTGGAGCCGTATCTCCATCTGCGTACGCCTCCGATGATCGACGGTCCCCAGCGGCTCGCGCTGCGCTTCGGCGCCGTGCCCGGCGAGACCTCCCCCGGCGTCTTCCCCGCCGGTACCGAGGACTGGCGGGCGAGCCGGTTCCTGTGGGACGCCCGGCACACGGACGGTCTTCGGGAGACGGTGGCGGCCGGCGGCCGGATTCCCTTCTTCCACGACGACGGCACTCCGCTCACGCCCCAGGAGCTCGCCGCGCCCGGTGACGACGACGCCGCGGCCCGCGCGGAACGGGTGGCCCTGCTCCACCAGGACGGAAAGGTCACCGAAGCCTTCGCCGCCGCGGGCGTCGACTGGGACCCGGAACTGCCGGTGTCCGAGCGGTCGTGGCGCGGCGCCGACCCGGAGGCGAGCCTGCGCCGCATGGCGATCGACATCCCCCGGCTGGACGCGGCGGTGCGGCGCGCGACCGCCGTGGGCGGCAGGGAGCGCTTCCTGGTGCCGATGAACTGGCGGACGTACATCCACCTGGACCTCACGGATCACAGCACGGGCGGCCGGCTCCGGGCCTGTGTCGTCGAGGTGAGGACGCCGTCCGCCACCGCTCCCCACCTCCCGGAGGCGGCCTGGCGACGTCTTCCCGACCTCGATCTGCTGCGGATCGGAGCCATGCCGCCGCAGTGGCTGCATCCGCTGGTCGCCCGGGCCCTCTTCCCATCCCTCGAGGGGCCGTTCGGACCACCGGGGCCGCCGGCTCCGCGCCCCGTGCGGGTGCGATGCCGGCGGGAGTGGCACGAAGTCGTCATCCGGGACGGAGCTCTTCGCTCCCCGCACACGGACGAGGAGCGGCAACGCGAGCGTGCCATGCGGGCCTTCGGCGGGGCCGTCGCCGGCTGCTTCGCGGTGGAGCACTCCTTCACTTCGGGTGAGGGCCGGCTCCCGAAGGGGCTGCGCGCGCAGCGCCAGGAGCTGTTCCTGCGCGCCCAGCACGGGGACACCGCAGGGGTCCTGGAGCTGCTGGCCGCCGGTATGGACCTCCATGTGAAGGATGCCAGGCGACGGGGTCTGCTCCACGCCCTGCCGCTGCTCGACCACGAGGCACTGCTGCCCCGGCTGCTGGGGGCAGGACTCGATCTGGAGGCCAGGGACCACCTGGAGCGGACGCCGCTGGGTGTGGCGGTGGCTGAAGGGGGCCCCACGGGGCTCGTCCGGGCGCTGCTCGACGCCGGGGCCCGGATCGACGTGGTCGACTCGACGGAGCTCTCGCTGTCCCAGCTGGTCCGCCGGTACAAGCGCCAGGACCTCGCCTTCCTACGGGAGCGGGTGGAAGCGGAGCACCCGGGCATCGGGTCCGCGTGGTACGAAAAGTGGGGCGAGGAAGCCGGGAAGGACGAGGAACAGTGA
- a CDS encoding gala protein, whose protein sequence is MSQPMPVRCPAIEHPDLPPADVALLGPLVKRLAVERAVGADEVFPLGTLRGDGRVDLCKQGLGALGAAEVMPALAGSRHAVHVLLGTNSLGDEGARSVADVLGRDGHGLRTVYLGCNRIGADGAAALAGALREDATVRALWLKRNPLGDAGVRALVPMLARNTALRTLDLVNSGVTAAGLGALLEVLSVRERPVERLFLGGNGLGAETAPVLAALVRDAGVRELYLSANHLGDAGAAVLAAAADPERPVRLGLGGNGIGPAGAYALADALGGIEALDLGRPMSERSLGATGNATGDAGAHALAAALPGSPLRRLELAHTGLTGRGAKELLGAVSPDSRLEYVGLGPGLPRRVKRSFTARLRPDSGTHADLRAIRSVYR, encoded by the coding sequence ATGTCGCAGCCGATGCCCGTGCGCTGCCCGGCGATCGAGCACCCGGACCTTCCGCCCGCCGACGTGGCTCTGCTGGGCCCGCTGGTGAAGCGGCTCGCGGTGGAGCGGGCGGTCGGGGCGGACGAGGTGTTCCCGCTGGGGACCCTGCGTGGCGACGGACGTGTCGATCTGTGCAAGCAGGGGCTCGGGGCCCTCGGTGCGGCCGAGGTGATGCCCGCCCTCGCCGGCTCCCGCCACGCGGTGCACGTCCTGCTCGGCACCAACTCCCTCGGCGACGAGGGCGCGAGGTCGGTCGCGGACGTCCTGGGCCGGGACGGGCACGGGCTGCGGACCGTCTATCTCGGCTGCAACCGCATCGGGGCGGACGGCGCGGCCGCGCTCGCCGGGGCGCTCCGGGAGGACGCCACGGTCCGGGCCCTGTGGCTGAAGCGCAACCCGCTGGGCGACGCGGGAGTCCGGGCACTCGTGCCGATGCTCGCCCGTAACACCGCCCTGCGCACCCTGGACCTCGTCAACAGCGGGGTCACCGCCGCCGGTCTGGGCGCGCTGCTCGAAGTGCTCTCGGTGCGGGAGCGGCCCGTGGAGAGACTGTTCCTCGGTGGCAACGGCCTCGGCGCGGAGACCGCCCCGGTCCTGGCGGCGCTGGTCCGTGACGCGGGCGTACGGGAGCTGTACCTGTCGGCGAACCACCTCGGCGACGCGGGAGCCGCCGTGCTCGCCGCCGCGGCCGACCCCGAACGCCCGGTGAGGCTCGGTCTCGGCGGCAACGGGATCGGGCCCGCGGGTGCGTACGCGCTGGCCGACGCGCTCGGCGGCATCGAGGCACTCGACCTGGGGCGCCCGATGTCGGAGCGCAGCCTCGGGGCGACCGGCAACGCGACCGGTGACGCGGGGGCCCACGCGCTGGCCGCCGCCCTGCCCGGCAGCCCGCTCCGACGCCTGGAACTGGCCCACACCGGGCTGACCGGCCGAGGTGCGAAGGAACTGCTGGGCGCGGTCTCCCCGGACTCCCGGCTGGAGTACGTGGGTCTCGGCCCCGGGCTCCCCCGCAGGGTGAAGCGGTCCTTCACCGCGCGGCTGCGTCCGGACTCGGGCACCCATGCGGATCTGCGTGCGATACGGAGCGTCTACAGGTGA